GCCTCGCGCAATCGCGCCTTCTGAATCGGGTCGCCATCGGTGATGTCAACCGTCAGAAGCTTCACATCGGGCCGGGAGAGGCGATCGACAATCCGCGGCGGCGAGAGCGCCACCTTCTCAAGCGCCTTGCAGGAGAGGCACCAGTGGGCGGTGAACTTGATGACCACCACCTGGCCTTCATCCCGAGCCCGCGCTTCGGCCTCGGGCGAGAAGAGACTCCAGTTGAGCGGATCGACCTGACCCGCCATCGCATGCCCGACGGCGCCGGAGATGGCGATGATCACCGCGCCAACGCCGCCGAACATCAGGCGGCGTGAGGGCGAGCGCGTGATCTGCATGGTTCGGATCATCAGCCAGAGCCCCGCGAATCCCGAGACCGCGGCCACCACCCACCAGTACTCATAGCCCCGGTGGCCGATCAATCCGACGACGCCTGATCCGATGAAGTAGAGCGCCGCCGCCAGCAGCAGGAGACCCATGATCTGCTTCACGAGTTCACTCGCCGGTCCCGCACGCGGCACCCGCTTCACCAATTCGGGGAATGCCGAGAGCACCAGGTAGGGCAGCGCCATGCCGATGCCGATCGCGATGAAGATGCCGAAGAGGAGCCACGGTGAGTTGATCTTCTGCGCGAACCCGATGCTCGCGCCCATGAACGGGCCGGTGCAGGGCGTGCTCAGAATTGCCGTCATGATGCCCACCATGAAGCTTCCCTTGAGCGAGTCATGCTTCGGCTCGAAGGCATAGACCCAGTTGGGGAGGCCCACCGTGAAGACACCGCTCATGGCGATGGCCATGACCGCGATGAAGAGTCCGATGCCAAGCGTCACCAGCGGGAACTGGAAGAGCGCGCTCACCGCATCGACACCCCGAATCGACGCCATCAGGATGCCCAGCACGGCCCAGAACGCGATGATTCCGCCCGTCATGGCGAGCCCGAGCACGATCGCGCGCATGCGATCGCCCGCCATCTGCGTGAGCCCCATGATCTTGAGCGGAATCACCGGCAGCACGCACGGCGTGAGGTTCAGCAGCATGCCGCCGACGAGCGCGATCAGGATCAGCAGCAGCACTCCCGCACCGTCGGGGTCAACACTGAACTGGATGACAAAGAGATTGAAGTGAACGCGGCGATCGTCACCAGCTCCGGAGATGAGCGGCGCCTCATCACCCGCCTCGCCCGCCGCGATCCTTCCGAAAACTGAGGGATCGAAGGCCGCAAAGAGCGCCGTGTCGGTGGAGCCACCTTGAGAAGCACTGCTGCTGCCTCCGGGAGGCTGCGTCATGCCTGGTGCCTGCGCGGTGCCAGTTGACTGCTCCGCAGCAGCTTCACTCGGCGAAAGCACGGTCAGGGCGACTCGGACGGACACATCCTCGGGCATCGCACAACTGGAGTCGTCACACGCCTGGACGCTGACAAGCAGGGGGATTGTTCGTTCGCCCGGCACCGCGTCTGGCGCGACCATGATCGGCAGGTACGCGATCACGCGACCTTCGTAGAACGCGAAGGTCTGAGGCCCTTCGCCCAGTGAGACCGTCGAGGGCTTGTAGTCGGGCCACTGGATGAACGAGGTGCCGACCACAAGCCCCTCGACACCAGCGCTGCTCGCCGCTGAATCAAGCGCGATCGTGGTGTAGGTCGCGCCATCGAATCGAGAGAACTCCGCGGGGAGTCGGGCCGCCTGAACGGCCGAGGTCCAGATGTGCCAGCCCGGCTTGATGTCAAAGACGATGGCCACCGGCACCGGATCACCCGGAATGACCCGCTCCCGCGCGGGAATGGCGCGAACTCGGACGATCGAATCGTCAACAGGGGCCTGCACACTGCCTATGCCCGGAATACCGAACCCGCCTCCGCCGCCCTGACCGCCGGGGCGACCCCCGGACGCCGGTGGTCCCTGGGCTGCGGCCTCGCCAGCCTCGACGCCCGCCAGAAGCAGGAGGCCCATTCCCAAGGCGAGCGTGGTGATGACCGCCCGGGGCAGTCGGAAGAGGAAGCTGGCCGAATCGAACATGATGCCAAGCGTACGGTCGACGGCCTGTTCGGGTGCAAGGGTGTAATCGCTGGGACAAGGGCCCGCAGACGGCCGATATCGAATCGGATGGATGACGCCACAGCTGCCAGCAGACCGTCGGCCGGAACGCCGACCGCACCACCTCTCGACGCCTCCGAGCGAGACGCACTGCGGGATGCCGTGACGAGCGGCGTGTTCGATGGTCGCTCCCCCGCGCAGATGTTCACGCGTCGCCGGCGCGGTCAGGAGACCGTCGAGATCAGACCCTACGACTTCAAGCGTCCGGAGCGCATCGGCAAGGAGCAAATGCGTGCGCTCAACACGCTGCACGAGACCTTCGCGCGAAGCTATGGCGCCGGGCTCTCGGGGTTGCTGCGCACCATCGTCGAGATCAGCGTGCAGAGCTGCGAACAGGTCAGCTACGCGGAGTTCATCTCGCGCCTGCCGAATCCCACGAGTCTGACCCTTCTGCACAGTGGCCGACTGG
The Phycisphaeraceae bacterium genome window above contains:
- a CDS encoding thioredoxin family protein, yielding MFDSASFLFRLPRAVITTLALGMGLLLLAGVEAGEAAAQGPPASGGRPGGQGGGGGFGIPGIGSVQAPVDDSIVRVRAIPARERVIPGDPVPVAIVFDIKPGWHIWTSAVQAARLPAEFSRFDGATYTTIALDSAASSAGVEGLVVGTSFIQWPDYKPSTVSLGEGPQTFAFYEGRVIAYLPIMVAPDAVPGERTIPLLVSVQACDDSSCAMPEDVSVRVALTVLSPSEAAAEQSTGTAQAPGMTQPPGGSSSASQGGSTDTALFAAFDPSVFGRIAAGEAGDEAPLISGAGDDRRVHFNLFVIQFSVDPDGAGVLLLILIALVGGMLLNLTPCVLPVIPLKIMGLTQMAGDRMRAIVLGLAMTGGIIAFWAVLGILMASIRGVDAVSALFQFPLVTLGIGLFIAVMAIAMSGVFTVGLPNWVYAFEPKHDSLKGSFMVGIMTAILSTPCTGPFMGASIGFAQKINSPWLLFGIFIAIGIGMALPYLVLSAFPELVKRVPRAGPASELVKQIMGLLLLAAALYFIGSGVVGLIGHRGYEYWWVVAAVSGFAGLWLMIRTMQITRSPSRRLMFGGVGAVIIAISGAVGHAMAGQVDPLNWSLFSPEAEARARDEGQVVVIKFTAHWCLSCKALEKVALSPPRIVDRLSRPDVKLLTVDITDGDPIQKARLREAESATIPLLLVYAPDGALTLRSDAYTTQQVLDAVNLAAKRGSMARR